Proteins encoded together in one Chiloscyllium plagiosum isolate BGI_BamShark_2017 chromosome 3, ASM401019v2, whole genome shotgun sequence window:
- the ccn2a gene encoding CCN family member 2a: MFAGLKSALLLLLGLAYVVSAGDECRVPCQCPEQPPRCPPGVSLITDGCGCCSVCAKQVGEVCSRQQPCDPHKGLFCEFGSATYATVGVCAAKAGAPCLFDGVEYRSGETFQSGCKYKCTCLDGSIGCVPVCSVSIRLASPDCPVPKKIKVPGKCCEEWICEQPRQQTMVGPALAAYREEATYGPDPSMLRANCLVQTTEWSACSRTCGMGISSRVTNDNRECRLEKQTRLCMVRPCEMDMKDTIKKGKRCIRTPKVYRPTKFEFSGCTSVKSYKAKFCGVCTDGRCCTPHRTATLSVEFKCPDGQLMKKKMMFIKTCACHYNCPMDNDVFQSLYYRKMIGDMA, translated from the exons ATGTTTGCTGGATTGAAGTCTGCATTATTGCTGCTTCTGGGACTGGCTTACGTG GTTTCTGCTGGCGATGAGTGCCGAGTCCCCTGTCAGTGCCCCGAGCAGCCGCCGCGCTGCCCTCCCGGAGTCTCCCTGATCACTGACGGCTGCGGCTGCTGCAGTGTCTGCGCCAAGCAAGTGGGCGAGGTGTGTTCCCGCCAACAGCCCTGCGACCCCcacaagggcctgttctgcgagTTCGGCTCCGCCACGTACGCCACAGTCGGAGTCTGTGCAG CTAAAGCAGGGGCTCCTTGCTTGTTTGAcggtgttgagtacaggagtggggagaCCTTTCAGAGTGGATGCAAGTACAAGTGCACCTGTCTGGATGGCTCCATCGGCTGTGTCCCTGTCTGCAGTGTGTCCATCCGCTTGGCTAGCCCAGATTGTCCCGTGCCCAAGAAGATTAAAGTGCCTGGCAAGTGTTGTGAGGAATGGATCTGTGAGCAACCCAGACAGCAAACCATGGTTGGGCCTGCATTAGCAG CTTACAGAGAAGAAGCCACCTATGGTCCTGACCCCTCCATGCTCCGTGCAAACTGTCTTGTACAGACCACTGAATGGAGTGCCTGCTCAAGGACCTGTGGAATGGGCATCTCCAGTAGAGTAACTAATGACAACAGAGAATGCAGACTCGAGAAACAAACCAGACTTTGTATGGTCAGGCCCTGTGAAATGGATATGAAAGACACCATTAAG AAAGGCAAAAGGTGTATCCGCACTCCAAAGGTTTACAGACCTACCAAGTTTGAATTCTCTGGCTGTACCAGTGTGAAGTCTTACAAAGCTAAATTCTGTGGTGTTTGTACTGATGGACGATGCTGCACCCCTCACAGAACCGCTACACTGTCTGTCGAGTTCAAATGTCCTGATGGCCAACTGATGAAAAAGAAGATGATGTTCATCAAGACTTGTGCCTGCCATTATAATTGCCCCATGGACAATGATGTCTTTCAGTCCTTGTATTACAGGAAAATGATAGGTGATATGGCATAA